Proteins co-encoded in one Gloeomargarita sp. SRBZ-1_bins_9 genomic window:
- a CDS encoding DUF2079 domain-containing protein, with amino-acid sequence MSGKGIRQLRQPYTPYGVALLFFIAILSLLLLRYSTFFATIDHGIFNQVYWNSVQGRWFESSLSSTLSVAVKLDGDVPSVFYRRLGQHFTPALLVWLPIYALAPSPVTLIVLQAALLTAGGIVLYYLARHWLEPKLAWWITASYYGAGAVIGPALGNFHDAVQLPLFLFGAALSLEKRRWWLFWPLVLLTLMIREDTGIVVFGFGVYWLLSRRFPRVGLAVCGLSFLYVVLVTNVWMPLFSDDLSRRFLPGYFGQVMGDGVDAASTLDILRGLLTNPLQVLVIIGRRPLGILLYLLGQWLPLGLVPALSGPAWAMVIFPLGQRILQNSPIALLLNVRYAMNLVPALFYGTILWWSQHLDRFHQRFLAFWRWCIAVSIALIILANPNQTFSWVLPDAVQPWVWVPLPERWSHRQAIQALIRQIPPDATVAATNQLVPPLSGRRGIVRLPHYQLRLDDRQIAPVDYIIADLWYWRRFNLPLHNAWDIRLLNERITRGEYGIIGLQDEVVLLQKGVVTPAPLQAQWQQLYSKLLALWQPERPAPAKP; translated from the coding sequence ATGAGCGGTAAAGGGATACGACAGCTACGCCAGCCCTATACCCCCTACGGCGTGGCCTTGCTCTTTTTCATAGCCATCCTCAGCCTTCTCCTGCTGCGCTACAGCACCTTTTTCGCCACCATTGACCACGGCATTTTCAACCAGGTGTATTGGAACAGCGTCCAGGGGCGTTGGTTTGAAAGTTCCCTGTCTTCTACCTTGTCCGTGGCGGTGAAGTTAGATGGCGATGTCCCCAGCGTTTTCTACCGTCGGTTGGGTCAGCATTTCACGCCGGCGCTGCTGGTTTGGCTGCCGATTTACGCCCTGGCCCCGTCGCCGGTCACCCTGATTGTTTTGCAAGCTGCCCTACTGACGGCAGGAGGCATCGTTCTCTACTATTTGGCGCGGCACTGGCTGGAGCCGAAGTTGGCCTGGTGGATCACGGCCAGTTATTACGGTGCTGGGGCGGTTATTGGTCCGGCTCTGGGAAATTTTCACGATGCGGTGCAGTTGCCCCTATTTTTGTTTGGGGCCGCTTTGAGCCTGGAAAAACGCCGTTGGTGGCTGTTTTGGCCCTTGGTCCTGCTGACGTTGATGATTCGCGAAGACACGGGGATTGTGGTGTTTGGATTTGGGGTGTATTGGCTGCTGAGTCGCCGGTTTCCCCGAGTGGGGCTGGCCGTGTGCGGGCTGAGCTTTCTCTATGTGGTGCTGGTGACCAATGTCTGGATGCCCCTGTTTTCGGATGATTTGAGCCGCCGGTTTTTGCCGGGTTATTTCGGGCAGGTGATGGGGGATGGGGTGGATGCTGCGAGTACCCTAGACATTCTCCGGGGCCTACTGACCAATCCCCTGCAGGTGCTAGTTATCATTGGCCGTCGTCCCCTGGGCATTCTGCTGTATTTACTGGGGCAGTGGTTGCCGTTGGGGTTGGTGCCTGCCTTGTCCGGGCCGGCCTGGGCAATGGTGATCTTTCCCCTGGGGCAACGCATCCTGCAAAACTCCCCCATCGCCCTGCTGCTGAACGTGCGCTATGCCATGAATTTGGTGCCGGCCCTTTTTTACGGCACGATTCTTTGGTGGTCGCAACATCTGGATCGGTTCCATCAACGCTTTTTAGCGTTTTGGCGGTGGTGCATTGCGGTGTCCATTGCCCTAATTATCCTGGCCAATCCCAACCAGACCTTTTCTTGGGTACTGCCGGATGCGGTGCAACCCTGGGTGTGGGTACCGCTGCCCGAACGCTGGTCCCATCGCCAGGCCATTCAGGCCCTGATTCGCCAAATTCCCCCCGACGCCACCGTGGCGGCTACTAATCAACTGGTCCCCCCTTTATCCGGCCGGCGGGGGATCGTGCGCTTGCCCCACTACCAACTGCGCCTAGATGACCGGCAAATTGCGCCCGTTGATTACATCATCGCCGATTTGTGGTATTGGCGCCGATTCAACCTGCCCTTGCACAATGCCTGGGATATTCGCCTGCTCAACGAGCGCATCACCCGCGGCGAGTACGGCATCATAGGGTTACAGGATGAAGTGGTGCTGCTGCAAAAAGGGGTCGTGACCCCGGCACCGTTACAGGCCCAGTGGCAACAACTGTATTCAAAATTGCTGGCCCTATGGCAACCCGAGCGCCCCGCCCCCGCAAAGCCCTAG
- a CDS encoding DUF1995 family protein, with protein MTLPQTLPEAIAQAQRAAQQAIAAGETRLLVELWLPEVKPMALGWAFMQAFEAWGEHGRVVFPDAGAAALARRDWGEVPWRLETLREPHHPTDQGVVVIAPDPAAVTEVRLLVETAPCPVILLNPRLEDAATVGIGYAGRRLRREFLQTLVTAYHLRPVEGGAVLRRYPDPWQVWRETLEGDYQAVGETATNPDPETLERLLHPPRGGFWRGLERLWRALRA; from the coding sequence ATGACCCTGCCGCAAACCCTGCCAGAGGCCATTGCTCAAGCCCAAAGGGCGGCCCAACAAGCAATAGCTGCCGGTGAAACCCGTTTACTGGTGGAGCTGTGGCTGCCGGAGGTTAAACCGATGGCGCTGGGATGGGCCTTCATGCAGGCGTTTGAGGCATGGGGGGAGCATGGCCGGGTGGTGTTTCCCGATGCGGGGGCAGCGGCCTTGGCGCGGCGGGATTGGGGGGAGGTGCCTTGGCGCTTGGAAACCCTGCGGGAACCCCATCACCCCACCGACCAGGGCGTGGTTGTCATTGCTCCCGACCCGGCGGCGGTAACCGAGGTGCGGCTACTGGTGGAAACGGCCCCCTGCCCTGTGATTCTGCTCAACCCCCGCCTGGAGGATGCGGCTACCGTGGGCATTGGCTATGCGGGTCGCCGGTTGCGTCGGGAATTCCTCCAAACCCTGGTGACCGCCTATCACCTGCGTCCGGTAGAGGGGGGAGCTGTTTTACGCCGCTACCCCGACCCCTGGCAGGTCTGGCGGGAAACCCTGGAAGGCGATTACCAAGCTGTCGGGGAGACAGCCACCAATCCAGACCCCGAGACCCTGGAGCGGTTACTGCATCCCCCTAGAGGTGGTTTTTGGCGGGGTTTGGAACGGCTGTGGCGGGCGCTGCGGGCCTAG
- a CDS encoding Rne/Rng family ribonuclease — MSKQIILAEQHRIAAVFADDQIQELVVATGNVQVGDIFLGIVENVLPGIDAAFVNIGDPERNGFIHVSDLGPLRLKKTAGAITELLLPQQKVLVQVMKEPTGNKGPRLTGNITLPGRYLVLMPYGRGVFLSQRIQNENERHRLRALAVLIKPPQMGLLVRTEAEGVNEEAIMEDLEALKRQWEKIQRDAATAKGPGLLNRDDDFIQRVLRDFFSAQVNRIVTDTAEGVKRVKQQLSAWYGGKLPPGLLVDHHREPIPILEYFRVNAAIREALKPRVDLPKGGYIVIEPTEALTVIDVNSGSFTRSATSRETVLWTNYEAATEIARQLRLRNIGGVIIVDFIDMEDRRDQLQLLEHFSKELKQDKARPQIIHLSDLGLVELTRKRQGQSIYELFGQTCPHCSGLGHLVRLPGQATAEGLTPTIPRPAAPSERTESVEEIGFAPTPNPELAYTTPMYPVVPLGSSGSDRSGGGNANNRRRHRRYEKPAPRATAEPEPPPFAPATTSPPPPSGNNGARDTYPRRRPAKPTPPPTQVVTVGMTPEEQTVYAEMGVSPLVLTGQTHLQDVVVEVRLPEEVAAMKAETPTPSPEVESSASLPSTPAPETGEAMTTVPSVTDTRRRRRRSTTTLTETPVQTAAE, encoded by the coding sequence ATGTCTAAACAGATTATCCTGGCGGAACAACACCGGATTGCTGCCGTGTTTGCCGATGACCAAATCCAGGAGTTGGTGGTGGCAACCGGCAATGTGCAGGTGGGGGACATCTTTTTGGGGATCGTGGAGAATGTGTTGCCGGGGATTGACGCCGCCTTTGTCAATATCGGCGACCCGGAACGCAATGGCTTTATCCATGTGTCGGACTTGGGTCCCCTACGTCTGAAAAAAACGGCAGGCGCCATTACCGAGTTGCTGCTTCCCCAACAGAAGGTGCTGGTGCAGGTGATGAAGGAACCCACCGGCAACAAGGGGCCGCGCCTGACGGGCAATATCACGCTGCCGGGGCGTTATCTGGTGCTGATGCCCTACGGCCGGGGGGTGTTTCTTTCCCAGCGGATTCAAAATGAAAACGAACGCCATCGCCTGCGGGCCTTGGCCGTGCTGATCAAACCACCGCAAATGGGGCTGCTGGTGCGTACCGAGGCGGAAGGGGTCAACGAGGAAGCCATCATGGAGGACCTGGAGGCCCTCAAGCGCCAGTGGGAAAAAATCCAGCGGGATGCGGCGACGGCTAAAGGCCCAGGCTTGCTCAACCGGGATGATGACTTCATCCAACGGGTGCTACGGGATTTCTTCAGCGCCCAGGTCAACCGCATCGTCACTGACACCGCCGAGGGGGTCAAACGGGTCAAACAGCAACTGAGCGCTTGGTACGGGGGGAAATTACCGCCGGGACTCCTGGTGGACCATCACCGGGAACCGATCCCCATCCTGGAGTACTTCCGGGTGAATGCGGCGATCCGGGAGGCCCTCAAACCCCGGGTGGATTTGCCTAAAGGGGGTTACATCGTGATTGAGCCGACGGAGGCCCTGACGGTGATTGACGTGAACTCGGGGTCCTTTACCCGGTCGGCCACCTCTCGGGAGACGGTGCTGTGGACGAACTACGAGGCGGCAACGGAGATCGCTCGGCAGTTGCGGTTGCGCAATATCGGCGGGGTGATCATCGTGGACTTTATTGATATGGAGGACCGCCGCGACCAGTTGCAGTTGCTGGAGCACTTTAGCAAGGAACTGAAACAGGACAAGGCCCGCCCCCAGATTATCCATTTATCCGACCTGGGACTGGTGGAATTGACCCGCAAGCGCCAGGGGCAAAGCATCTACGAACTGTTTGGGCAGACCTGTCCCCATTGCAGTGGGTTAGGGCATTTGGTGCGGTTGCCGGGGCAGGCGACAGCCGAAGGGTTGACCCCCACTATTCCCCGACCGGCAGCTCCTAGTGAGCGTACCGAAAGTGTGGAGGAGATTGGCTTTGCCCCCACCCCCAATCCCGAACTGGCCTACACCACGCCCATGTATCCGGTGGTACCTCTAGGCAGTAGCGGCAGCGACCGGAGTGGTGGGGGGAATGCCAATAACCGGCGGCGTCACCGGCGGTATGAAAAACCGGCTCCTCGGGCAACGGCGGAACCAGAACCACCACCTTTTGCTCCGGCGACTACCAGCCCGCCCCCGCCCAGTGGCAACAATGGCGCCCGGGATACCTACCCGCGTCGGCGACCGGCCAAACCCACGCCTCCCCCGACCCAGGTGGTGACCGTTGGGATGACGCCGGAAGAGCAAACGGTCTATGCTGAGATGGGGGTGTCGCCCTTGGTGTTGACTGGGCAAACCCATTTACAGGACGTGGTGGTGGAGGTGCGGTTGCCGGAGGAGGTGGCGGCTATGAAGGCGGAAACACCGACGCCGTCCCCTGAGGTGGAATCGTCAGCCTCCCTGCCGTCCACGCCAGCGCCAGAAACAGGGGAAGCCATGACAACGGTTCCCTCGGTGACCGACACCCGGCGACGGCGGCGGCGTTCGACGACAACCCTGACAGAGACGCCAGTACAAACCGCTGCCGAGTAG
- a CDS encoding argininosuccinate synthase, protein MAQRARKVVLAYSGGVDTTVCIPYLRQEWGVEEVIALAVDVGQGITLDMADIPELEIRRQHQLEAIRHKALTAGASVALVKDARETFVRDYAIPAIQANAIYEKRYPLMTALARPLIAQLLVEVAAEYGADAVAHGCTGKGNDQVRFDVAIAALNPRLKVLAPAREWGMSREETMAYGERCGLSFPVKKSSPYSIDSNLLGQSIEAGPLEDPWLEPPEEIYTLTRSVAQAPPLPEYITVEFVEGQPVGLNEERLPPVDLFTQLNFLAGRHGVGRIDMIENRLVGIKSREVYEAPGLTVLLTAHQALESLTLTREVLHYKYGIEQTYAELVYNGLWFSPLKSALDAFIRETQKRVTGTIRLRLHKGTATVVGWQSPYSLYDPDLATYTDSDRFDHRAAEGFIYVWGLPLRVWAQVGQKNA, encoded by the coding sequence ATGGCACAGCGGGCGCGAAAGGTGGTGTTGGCCTACTCAGGGGGGGTCGATACCACAGTCTGTATTCCCTACTTACGGCAGGAGTGGGGAGTAGAGGAGGTGATCGCTTTGGCGGTAGATGTGGGTCAAGGCATCACCTTGGATATGGCAGACATCCCGGAGCTGGAAATCCGTCGCCAACACCAGCTGGAGGCCATTCGCCACAAAGCCCTGACCGCCGGCGCCAGCGTGGCCCTGGTGAAGGACGCCCGGGAAACCTTTGTGCGGGACTATGCTATACCGGCGATACAGGCCAATGCGATCTACGAAAAGCGTTACCCCCTGATGACTGCTTTGGCCCGGCCGCTGATAGCTCAGTTGTTGGTGGAGGTGGCAGCGGAATACGGGGCCGATGCGGTAGCCCATGGTTGCACGGGCAAGGGCAATGACCAGGTGCGGTTTGATGTGGCTATTGCGGCGCTGAATCCCCGGCTTAAGGTGCTGGCGCCGGCGCGGGAGTGGGGCATGAGCCGAGAGGAGACGATGGCCTACGGGGAGCGCTGCGGCCTAAGTTTTCCGGTGAAAAAGTCGTCCCCCTATAGCATTGACAGCAATTTGCTGGGGCAGAGTATTGAAGCCGGACCCCTGGAGGACCCCTGGCTGGAACCACCAGAGGAGATTTACACCCTGACGCGCTCGGTAGCCCAGGCACCCCCCCTGCCGGAATACATCACGGTGGAGTTTGTGGAGGGGCAGCCAGTGGGCTTGAACGAGGAACGACTACCGCCGGTGGATCTGTTCACCCAACTGAATTTTCTGGCGGGGCGGCACGGGGTGGGCCGGATTGACATGATAGAAAATCGGCTGGTGGGGATCAAATCCCGGGAGGTGTACGAAGCGCCGGGGCTGACGGTGTTGCTCACGGCCCACCAGGCCCTGGAAAGTCTTACCCTGACGCGGGAGGTCCTCCACTACAAGTACGGGATTGAGCAGACCTACGCCGAACTGGTCTACAACGGGCTGTGGTTTAGTCCCCTGAAGTCCGCGTTGGATGCCTTTATCCGGGAGACGCAAAAGCGGGTGACGGGAACCATCCGGCTGCGGCTGCACAAGGGCACGGCTACGGTGGTGGGCTGGCAATCCCCCTACTCCCTGTATGACCCGGATTTGGCGACCTACACCGATAGCGACCGGTTTGACCATCGGGCGGCGGAGGGGTTCATTTATGTATGGGGGTTGCCGCTGCGGGTCTGGGCGCAGGTGGGGCAGAAAAACGCCTAA
- the queC gene encoding 7-cyano-7-deazaguanine synthase QueC, whose translation MVIILTIVRLEWVMDQRVVVLLSGGLDSATVLYQAKAEGYACYALSFDYGQRHRRELQAAQAIAQRAGVVQHEVIPIALGRWGGSALTQGDLDLPRHRLPAEMNQGIPITYVPARNTIFLSFALAWAEVLGAVRVYIGANALDYSGYPDCREDYLAAMQQVYTLGTKQGREGQPILLTAPLLHLHKADIIRLGQALGVPWELTWSCYRGEAVACGVCDSCILRRAGFREAGIEDPLPYAITPESPHV comes from the coding sequence ATGGTGATTATTCTAACAATAGTCAGGCTGGAATGGGTTATGGACCAGCGGGTGGTGGTACTGCTATCGGGCGGATTAGATTCGGCCACCGTCTTGTACCAAGCCAAAGCCGAGGGTTATGCCTGTTACGCCCTGTCGTTTGACTACGGCCAACGGCACCGACGGGAGCTACAGGCAGCCCAAGCCATTGCCCAGCGGGCCGGTGTCGTCCAGCACGAAGTGATACCCATTGCCCTGGGACGGTGGGGGGGGTCAGCGTTAACCCAGGGGGATTTGGACCTGCCGCGCCACCGGTTGCCCGCCGAGATGAACCAGGGTATCCCCATCACCTATGTCCCCGCCCGGAATACGATTTTCCTCAGTTTTGCCCTGGCCTGGGCCGAAGTTTTAGGCGCGGTGCGGGTGTATATTGGGGCCAATGCCTTGGATTACTCCGGTTATCCCGATTGTCGCGAGGACTACCTGGCCGCCATGCAGCAGGTGTATACCCTGGGCACCAAGCAGGGCCGCGAAGGGCAACCAATTCTGCTCACCGCACCCCTGTTGCACCTGCACAAGGCGGACATCATCCGGCTGGGGCAAGCCCTGGGCGTCCCTTGGGAACTCACCTGGTCCTGTTACCGGGGCGAAGCGGTGGCCTGTGGGGTGTGTGATAGCTGCATCCTGCGGCGGGCGGGCTTCCGGGAGGCGGGGATAGAAGACCCCTTGCCTTATGCCATCACCCCAGAAAGCCCCCATGTTTGA
- the rlmN gene encoding 23S rRNA (adenine(2503)-C(2))-methyltransferase RlmN yields MTPRPLLGQTLPELTAWVTAQGQPPYRAKQLHQWLYRQGVREFQDITVFPKFWREQVQVPIGRSQLHRQVVAQDGTVKFLLRLHDGALIETVGIPSNDRLTVCVSTQVGCPMACDFCATGKQGFTRNLALHEILDQVLTVQTAMGRRVSHVVFMGMGEPLLNLKTVVKAVRRLNEDCGLSQRAMTISTVGVPRQIRRLAQEHLQVTLAVSLHAPSQSLRQRLIPSARHYPLEQLLADCRHYVHTTKRRVSFEYTLLAGVNDTPELARALARLLRGWQTHVNLIPYNPIAEAPYQRPTPERVQAFAAVLSEQGIAVTVRQTRGLDAQAACGQLRVWEQQGR; encoded by the coding sequence ATGACCCCCCGACCGCTGTTGGGTCAAACCTTGCCGGAGCTGACCGCCTGGGTAACCGCCCAAGGTCAACCCCCCTATCGCGCTAAACAGTTGCACCAGTGGCTCTACCGGCAAGGGGTGCGCGAGTTCCAAGACATCACCGTGTTTCCCAAGTTCTGGCGGGAGCAGGTGCAGGTGCCCATCGGCCGCTCCCAGCTCCATCGGCAGGTGGTGGCCCAGGACGGTACGGTGAAGTTTTTACTGCGCCTGCACGACGGAGCGTTAATCGAAACGGTGGGCATTCCCAGTAACGACCGACTGACGGTGTGTGTCTCGACCCAGGTGGGCTGCCCCATGGCCTGCGATTTCTGCGCCACCGGCAAGCAGGGCTTTACCCGTAACCTGGCGCTGCACGAAATCCTGGACCAGGTGCTGACGGTGCAAACGGCCATGGGGCGGCGGGTGTCCCACGTGGTGTTTATGGGCATGGGCGAGCCTTTGCTGAACTTGAAGACGGTGGTTAAGGCGGTGCGCCGGCTCAATGAGGACTGCGGCCTTTCCCAGCGGGCCATGACCATTTCGACGGTGGGGGTGCCGCGGCAAATTCGTCGCCTAGCCCAGGAACACCTGCAAGTGACCCTGGCGGTGAGCTTGCATGCCCCTAGCCAGTCCCTGCGCCAGCGGCTTATCCCCAGTGCCCGCCATTACCCCTTGGAGCAACTCCTGGCCGACTGCCGCCACTACGTCCACACCACCAAACGGCGGGTGAGTTTTGAGTACACGCTGCTGGCGGGGGTGAACGATACACCGGAGTTGGCCCGGGCCTTGGCCAGATTGCTGCGGGGCTGGCAGACCCATGTTAACCTGATCCCCTACAACCCCATTGCCGAGGCGCCCTACCAGCGACCCACGCCGGAGCGGGTGCAGGCCTTTGCAGCGGTGCTCTCAGAACAGGGGATTGCGGTGACGGTGCGCCAGACCCGGGGGTTAGACGCCCAAGCCGCCTGTGGTCAATTGCGGGTTTGGGAGCAACAGGGGCGATGA
- the rsmA gene encoding 16S rRNA (adenine(1518)-N(6)/adenine(1519)-N(6))-dimethyltransferase RsmA translates to MATRAPRPRKALAQYWLQRDDLLQRIVQAAQLQPTDSVLEIGPGTGQLTRHLLPRVQGLLAVELDAQLVQFLHKKYGHHEHFWLVQADILRFNLPAALAHNPQFPTPNKVVANIPYHITGPLLRYLVGTPSRPWPWPWQRVVLLVQKEVAQRLTAAPGSKIFGSLSVFLQYLAHCTWVCDVPADAFYPRPQVDSAVICLTPRSPDPIALYPRRFEQWVRQGFSQRRKMLRNTLPLDRSLLLSALEQLGYPDTVRAEAISAADWVRLCNALGEQLADETQIHHPKVQAESHLEILQHLDEPTHLPL, encoded by the coding sequence ATGGCAACCCGAGCGCCCCGCCCCCGCAAAGCCCTAGCCCAATACTGGCTCCAGCGGGATGACCTTTTGCAGCGGATCGTACAGGCAGCCCAACTCCAACCCACCGATAGCGTACTGGAAATCGGCCCCGGCACCGGTCAACTCACCCGCCATCTGCTCCCCCGGGTCCAGGGATTACTGGCCGTGGAATTAGATGCCCAATTGGTGCAATTTCTGCACAAAAAATACGGTCATCACGAGCATTTTTGGCTAGTCCAGGCCGATATTTTAAGGTTTAATTTGCCGGCAGCCTTAGCGCACAATCCCCAATTTCCTACCCCCAACAAAGTCGTGGCCAACATCCCCTACCACATCACCGGCCCCCTATTGCGCTACCTGGTGGGGACCCCGTCGCGCCCCTGGCCCTGGCCCTGGCAACGGGTGGTGCTACTGGTGCAAAAGGAAGTCGCCCAACGCCTCACCGCCGCCCCCGGCAGCAAAATTTTTGGGTCTCTGTCGGTGTTCCTGCAGTACCTGGCCCATTGCACCTGGGTTTGCGATGTCCCTGCCGATGCCTTTTACCCCCGTCCCCAGGTGGATTCCGCCGTGATTTGCCTAACCCCCCGCTCGCCGGACCCCATAGCTTTGTATCCCCGCCGGTTTGAGCAGTGGGTGCGCCAAGGCTTCAGCCAACGCCGCAAGATGCTGCGCAATACCCTGCCACTTGACCGCAGCCTACTTCTCTCTGCCCTGGAGCAACTCGGTTATCCCGACACCGTGCGGGCCGAAGCCATCAGCGCCGCTGACTGGGTACGTCTGTGCAATGCCCTAGGCGAACAACTGGCGGATGAAACGCAAATCCACCACCCCAAAGTGCAAGCTGAAAGCCACCTTGAAATTCTCCAACACCTTGATGAGCCAACGCACCTCCCCCTGTAA
- a CDS encoding class I SAM-dependent methyltransferase, with product MFEDILDRERAFHDAWASDLDVGSIPVVETFTACTAPENQFILRHLGDLRNKRVLDLGCGAGENSVYLALQGAYCIAADCAPAMLAVAQKLAEHYGVTIGTKVVNAMAMDFPDDTFDIVYAANLLHHLPDPLGAIREMHRVTKPGGHVCFWDPLIHNPLIQVYRRLATRVRTADEKPLSIGIVEQIRPLFRHLVWDTSWLTTLWIFLQFYFLERVDPNRERYWKKILLEHRRLQPTYQFLERLDHWLKRLPGMKRWAWNLAVVATK from the coding sequence ATGTTTGAGGACATCCTGGACCGGGAACGGGCCTTTCATGACGCCTGGGCCAGTGACCTGGATGTGGGGAGTATTCCGGTGGTTGAAACTTTCACCGCCTGTACCGCCCCAGAAAACCAGTTTATTCTCCGGCACCTGGGGGACCTGCGCAACAAACGGGTTTTGGACTTGGGGTGTGGTGCGGGGGAAAACAGCGTTTATTTGGCGTTGCAGGGGGCCTATTGCATCGCGGCTGATTGCGCGCCGGCCATGCTCGCGGTGGCTCAAAAGCTAGCCGAGCACTATGGGGTCACAATTGGCACAAAAGTGGTGAATGCTATGGCCATGGATTTCCCCGATGATACGTTTGACATTGTCTATGCGGCCAATCTTTTGCATCACCTGCCGGACCCCCTGGGGGCGATTCGGGAAATGCACCGGGTGACCAAACCGGGCGGCCATGTCTGTTTTTGGGACCCCTTGATCCATAATCCCCTTATTCAGGTGTACCGGCGCTTGGCTACCCGCGTGCGGACGGCGGACGAAAAACCTCTATCTATCGGCATTGTTGAGCAAATTCGTCCCCTATTTCGCCACCTGGTCTGGGATACGTCTTGGTTGACGACCCTGTGGATTTTTCTGCAATTTTATTTCCTCGAAAGGGTGGACCCTAACCGGGAGCGCTACTGGAAAAAAATCCTCCTAGAGCACCGGCGCCTGCAACCCACCTACCAGTTCCTGGAACGACTCGATCATTGGCTGAAACGCTTGCCGGGTATGAAACGCTGGGCCTGGAACCTGGCCGTCGTTGCCACCAAGTGA
- a CDS encoding DUF427 domain-containing protein, with amino-acid sequence MTSALPWESVWDYPRPPRVEPVPYRIQIYTQGLCLADTQRAYRVLETSHPPVYYLPPADIQMQYLCPNRRRSFCEWKGWAHYYNLHLGERVIDDVAWAYADPMPAYRVIRHYLAFYAQKLERCLVNGEVVRPQPGEFYGGWITGNLVGPFKGEPGTEHW; translated from the coding sequence ATGACATCGGCTTTGCCCTGGGAGTCGGTATGGGATTATCCCCGTCCACCGCGGGTTGAACCGGTGCCCTATCGCATCCAGATTTACACCCAGGGGCTGTGCCTAGCCGATACCCAGCGGGCCTACCGGGTGTTGGAAACCAGCCATCCCCCTGTTTATTACCTGCCGCCGGCGGATATCCAAATGCAGTATCTGTGCCCCAATCGCCGCCGTAGTTTTTGTGAGTGGAAGGGCTGGGCGCATTACTACAACCTGCACCTAGGGGAGCGGGTGATAGACGATGTGGCCTGGGCCTATGCTGACCCCATGCCGGCCTACCGGGTTATCCGGCATTACCTGGCCTTTTATGCCCAAAAGCTGGAGCGCTGTTTGGTCAACGGGGAAGTGGTCAGGCCCCAGCCGGGCGAGTTCTACGGGGGGTGGATCACCGGCAACCTGGTGGGGCCTTTCAAGGGGGAACCGGGTACCGAACACTGGTAG